Genomic segment of Engystomops pustulosus chromosome 8, aEngPut4.maternal, whole genome shotgun sequence:
TATAAATCACTCCAAAATGCCACCCTGGCAGATAAAAGGGTCGGTATCTTCCAAGGTGACATTTTTGGTGTGGGGTGAGGGTCACACATGTGTGATAATCAGGGGTAGCTTTCCTCTGGCTGGGTAGAGAAACTAATGTCAGGACCGGCCCATGTGTTGGCCTCCTGTGTACGTGATAAATGTATGAGAATACGGTCACCGGTACAATAACAGAACAGCTTCCTTCATCTGGCATCTTGTTAGGTCACTTACCATTTTCCACATAGGGGTGAAATGGCAGGACCAAGGCTAATATAACCCGACCTCGTGTTGGCTCAAGGACACTTCTCATTTCCTTCAGTAAGGTCACGGGCTGGTGGCAGCGATCGAGGAGGTTTAAGCAGCTAATAACATCGTACTGGAAGCCAGTGCTCTGCCATTCATCAATGTTCAGTACTCTAAAATGAAGAAAAGAGGATCTCATTGCAGGCAACAGGTGTAACATTATTACAGATGGTTTCATATTGTTTTTTGGAGGTATCCACCTACATGTAATATTAAAGCGATCATAGATTGCATTAACCTCTTCACAAGTGGCATAGACACTTCCACAGGCAGTATTACTCTTTGAAAAACGTCCTGCGCTGACTTTTCACTGtgatgggggtggagggggggcagttCTGCCATATCCTGACAGCTCGGCACAAACACAGCCGCTGCTTAGGAGACTGAAGAGCTGTGGAGGTATTATGGAGGCACACCCTGTTTTGTATGCGAGTCCGAGGTCCGGAGCAGTGCAGCACCCTGACACAGCCCCCTCCCTGATCTGGACTATAGTTGTTGCACATATGAAGGGCTGGTGGTTGTACCAGAGTAAAACAGGACCACAGATCAACCAGGGAACTGACATCCATAGTAAGTAATCACATCAATGATCTGCAGCAGACTGCTgctcaggaagggttatatatgGAGGtgcatatatcatgtatataaagtaaaaattttggaaaatctACCCTCTGTCCAGGTACATCTTAAGTTGTACCAACATTAGGAGTTCTGAACCGAACATCTATATACATTAGTGGCTACTTTCTCTCAGTCAATTTCTGAGACCATATGGATTTTTAGAATActaataatccctttatttatatagtgcacacagattacgcagcactgcacagagcttcccaaatcctTGCCAAGTCCATGAAGGATATGGATCCATATGGGTATGGTGGTGTACACACCTGGGAAAACATAGAAAGAAGcagcaatttgccagattggccacCAATCAGTCATTATGTGCGGGTCGCGTGCCCAAACCAGAACATGGCTGTCAAGTAGTTCGCTCTAGTGGCCAGAGTCCGCCATAGTCTGGTCTACATGACCTTCGTCACCAGCCATGCGTGGGCCATGGTCTGGACAGGGGGAGTTTGGGGCGTCAGCTATAAACCGGTCTGaaggtttacatttttgaaaaaaaaaaaagtttgtacagtCCAAACGGGACAGACTTTGGATACCTTAGCACAGAAAACACAGATTGTAATCATTTTAATGCATAAACATTGGTCtagatgtattactgaaaatttcatacacctccacatctaaaaatactcctcaaaaatggttagagcagtattattacccttctggaaaaatgttagtgtgaccttTCAAAGCGATCATATAGCAGGGTGCACATTCATTCTTCATCAAACTGGACATGGAAAGCCTCATACACATTAGTGTGGGGAAACATACCTGTACTTTTTCTTCTGAAGTTGCCAGATCATTGTCTGGGACATCTCTGTAACATAAATCTCTTCAAAATGTGGACTCATAACCTTTGTCACTTCACCATCTCCGGCTCCAAGATCCAATAGTCTGTGAGATTTCCAATCGGGACCGACTTTGAGAAGACTCTGGAACTGCTCCGGGGAAAAGACAAACATGGACCCTCTCCCAAGGAGCCTGAGGACAGAGGGAAGATGTACAGACATGTGGTTATAGCTTCCATCATGTGATtctaatataatatatgtattcaCAAGGCATCCATAGCAGAAGCTATTCAGCCATCTTCAACAAGGGAAAAACTAGAAGTTTTTAATGggagagaattaaaaaaaaaaaaaaaaaaaaaatgtaaaaaggatAGGAAATCATTGCCGAGGTCTGACTGCTTAgattatgggctcatgcacaccaTCATTGTTTTGGGCCGTGTGATAGACAACTAAACAGCGGCTTTCTCTTGTCCCAATAGTCAGACCTCATTTGCTTCAATAGGAGGGAGATAATGATCCGGAAAGTCATTCATGAAGGTTAAAGCCTGAGAATGTACTGATTTCCTGGTATATGGGGGAGCAATGGGTCAGTCCTCCAGGAATCTGTCTCTGGATATTACCCAATTGAACTACTAGACCCCCTCATGCAGGGTATGAAATATACTTTCTAGAATTGTGAAATCTCAACCATTTACCTactaaaaaatctcctccaaagtcatgtgaaaaagaGCATATTTGCCAAAGAGGAGTCAAGTTAAGTAGCTAATCACAGaacccagaggtcgcattaacgcctcaccacgcgtcatagacgcgtgatgaggcgccattaccccccaaaataatcgccatgcgtaaagttacgcatggcaattattccgtgtagcgcgcaggctgagcggcccggcgcgcgctgcaaaagagggaacTGTCACTAGCGCGaacacagcgcgcgccgggccgctcagcggggcacgtgactaaggggcgtgccggagagacccggagtgagagcaccggccacaggggagacatgtggacagcggggctgctgctccccgtcctgctccatctctgccTGCGTGTTAATGTTATGCCGACGGGACTtaagagcagtgccgggtgagtgtagtggagtgttgtgcgtgctgtgtgtagtgttgtgcttgctgtgtgtagtgttgtgcttgctgtgtgagtgtagtgtagtgttgtgcgtgctgtgtgcagtgttgtgcgtgctgtgtgtagtgcatgctgtgtgtagtgcgtgctgtgtgtagtgtagtgtagtgcgtgctgtgtgagtgtagtgtagtgcgtgctgtgtgtagtgtagtgtagtgcgtgctgtgtgtagtgtagtgtattgtgtagcGTGTGCTGTgtcagtgtagtgtgtgctgtgtgagtgtagtgtagtgtgtgctttgtgagtgtagtgtgtgctgtgtgagtgtagtgtagtgcgtgctgtgtgtagtgtagtgtagtgcgtgctgtgtgagtgtagtgtagtgtgtgctttgtgagtgtagtgtgtgctgtgtgagtgtagtgtagtgcgtgctgtgtgtagtgtagtgtagtgcgtgctgtgtgagtgtagtgcgtgctgtgtgtagtgtagtgtagtgcgtgctgtgtgagtgtagtgtagtgtgtgctttgtgagtgtagtgtgtgctgtgtgagtgtagtgtagtgcgtgctgtgtgtagtgtgtgctgtgtgagtgtagtgtagtgcgtgctgtgtgtagtgtagtgttgtgcgtgctgtgtgagtgtagtgtagtgcgtgctgtgtgtagtgtagtgtagtgttgtgcgtgctgtgtgtaatgtagtgtagtgttgtgcgtgctgtgggagtgtagtgtagtgcgtgctgtgtgtagtgtagtgttgtgcgtgctgtgtgtagtgtagtgttgtgtgtagtgtagtgtagtgttgtgcgtgctgtgtgtagtggagtgttgtgcgtgctgtgtgtagtgtagtggagtgttgtgcgtgctgtgtgtagtgtagtggagtgcgtgctgtgtgtagtgtagtgtattgtgtagtgtgtgctgtgtcagtgtagtgtgtgctgtgtgagtgtagtgtagtgtgtgctgtgtgagtgtagtgtagtgtgtgctgtgtgtagtgtagtgtagtgcgtgctgtgtgtagtgtagtgtagtgcgtgctgtgtgtagtgttgtgcgtgctgtgtagtgtagtgcgtgctgtgtgtagtgttgtgcgtgctgtgtgtagtgtagtgttgtgcgtgctgtgtgtagtgtagtgtagtgcgtgctgtgtgtagtgtagtgttgtgcgtgctgtgtgtagtgtagtgtgtgctgtgtgtagtgtagtgtagtgcgtgctgtgtgtagtgtagtgttgtgcgtgctgtgtgtagtgtagtgttgtgcgtgctgtgtgtagtgtagtgttgtgcgtgctgtgtgtagtgttgtgcgtgctgtgtgtagtgtagtgttgtgcgtgctgtgtgtagtgtagtgtagtgttgtgcgtgctgtgtgtagtgtagtggagtgttgtgcgtgctgtgtgtagtgtagtgtagtgttgtgcgtgctgtgtgtagtgtagtggagtgttgtgcgtgctgtgtgtagtgtagtggagtgttgtgcgtgctgtgtgtagtgtagtggagtgttgtgcgtgctgtgtgtagtgtagtgtagtgttgtgcgtgctgtgtgtagtgtagtggagtgttgtgcgtgctgtgtgtagtgtagtgtagtgttgtgcgtgctgtgtgtagtgtagtggagtgttgtgcgtgctgtgtgtagtgtagtggagtgttgtgcgtgctgtgtgtagtgtagtggagtgttgtgcgtgctgtgtgagtgtagtgtagtgcgtgctgtgtgtagtgtagtgttgtgcgtgctgtgtgagtgtagtgtagtgcgtgctgtgtgtagtgtagtgtagtgttgtgcgtgctgtgtgtaatgtagtgtagtgttgtgcgtgctgtgggagtgtagtgtagtgcgtgctgtgtgtagtgtagtgttgtgcgtgctgtgtgtagtgtagtgttgtgtgtagtgtagtgtagtgttgtgcgtgctgtgtgtagtgtagtggagtgttgtgcgtgctgtgtgtagtgtagtgtattgtgtagtgtgtgctgtgtcagtgtagtgtgtgctgtgtgagtgtagtgtagtgcgtgctgtgtgtagtgtagtgcgtgctgtgtgagtgtagtgtagtgcgtgctgtgtgtagtgtagtgttgtgcgtgctgtgtgtagtgtagtgttgtgtgtagtgtagtgtagtgttgtgcgtgctgtgtgtagtggagtgttgtgcgtgctgtgtgtagtgtagtggagtgttgtgcgtgctgtgtgtagtgtagtggagtgttgtgcgtgctgtgtgtaatgtagtgtagtgttgtgcgtgctgtgggagtgtagtggagtgttgtgcgtgctgtgtgtagtgtagtggagtgttgtgcgtgctgtgtgtagtgtagtgtagtgttgtgcgtgctgtgtgtagtgtagtgtagtgttgtgcgtgctgtgtgtagtgtagtgttgtgcgtgctgtgtgtagtgtagtgtagtgttgtgcgtgctgtgtgtagtgtagtgtagtgtagtgttgtgcgtgctgtgtgtagtgtagtggagtgttgtgcgtgctgtgtgtagtgtagtgcgtgctgtgtgtagtgtagtgttgtgcgtgctgtgggagtgtagtggagtgttgtgcgtgctgtgtgtagtgtagtggagtgttgtgcgtgctgtgtgtagtgtagtggagtgttgtgcgtgctgtgggagtgtagtggagtgttgtgcgtgctgtgtgtagtgtagtgtagtgttgtgagtgtagtggagtgttgtgcgtgctgtgggagtgtagtgtagtgttgtgcgtgctgtgggagtgtagtgtagtgttgtgcgtgctgtgggagtgtagtgtagtgttgtgcgtgctgtgggagtgtagtggagtgttgtgcgtgcgctATGTGTGTGGTGTTTTactgaaattttcatactcctcctcgggtaaaaatactcctcaaaaatggtgagaggagtatttttacccttctggaaaaatgttagtgcgacctctgacagaaccacaagcctgatgcgttCTGAAAGATGACACTCTTATCTTTAGCATGACACCAAATAAGAACTATAGTAGCAAACAAAGtggcgtctgaagtgacactcccccagcAACCGTCAAAAGGGACTCATTCCAGGAAAAATATTTTCTTCTACactaattttcacatgactttggaggagattttttttatagattaacAATCAATTGTTACATAAAAGAGGCAATTCAAAAAATGACATTTCATCCCccacctgaggggactagtaatTTAATGGTGtataaatctggtgacagatacCCTTTGAccatcaggctacattcacagctgTCTTTGGTTCCCCTTATTTCTTATATTAATAACTTGCATAATGTGTAACagtccattgaagtctatggggaatGGAAAGCTTTCCTTTCACCTTGTCTTTTTTCAGTTTTGCTCTCCTAAAAAGTACGAACCTCTACTAGAGATTAAATGTAACACTTTCACTACTGTGTAgaagaaagtagaaaaaaaagccggctcacccaaccatCAGACCGTCTTGGTTGTCCACACTCCGTGAAAGTCCTCTGGTGCTCGGATAACTAGTCCATAGTCATGTAGCAGATCCAgggaaaaaggtgcaaaatacCGGCACTTCAAGAAGGACGTCACAGGGTGCAAATGACAAATGTTTCCTTTATTGGTTTAAAACGCCATAAACACGAGGACTActaggttgacgcgtttcgacggagacCGTCTTAATATGATTAAGACGGTCTCCGTCGAAACGCGTATGATTAAGACAgtctccgtcgaaacgcgtcaacctagTAGTCCTCGTGTTTATGGCGTTTTAAACCAATAAAGGAAACATTTGTCATTTGCACCCTGTGACGTCCTTCTTGAAGTGCCGgtattttgcacctttttcccTGGATCTGCTAGAGATTATCTGATGATCAAAGAGGTAAAATGACTTCTCTAAACACCCATCATCACATACAAGCTGACTGGTCATTCCCATATGTACAGCTCATTGTGGACAATTATAAAACTAGGCACTGGAGTCCCCCTGGATGGAGGTCACACAACTTACCCATTAATGGAGGTTCTGGACATAAACATGCTGAAGACGGAGGACATGAAGGAGTGATAGAGCTGTATGGACAACCAGCCGGACTTCTCGATGCTCCTGTTCAGGAAGGTCTGTGTTCCTTGGTCCAGGAAACTCTGGATAAATATTGGTTGTAGCTCTTCACTTAATTTCTCTTTGTCGCATAAATACCACTGTAAAAAAAGGATGGGGGCGGTCAGGAGGGTTTAACCCAAATACATTTCTAGTAAAACTTTCATTTGTATAGGAAATGGCTTTCAGCTGAGGTTTCCTAAACAGCGGAAACAAAAGGTGCACATTGGAGACCTATGGATACACCTGACAGTGTGCACAGGGGCTTACAGATACCTAGGGCTGAATGGTCAACCCATATACCATAAGCATATACattatcagccaatcacatcagCACAAACCTCTATATAACATACATACTGCACCCTTCTCATTGCCGTGTGTTGTAAAGACAGGAGATTGCAATATCAATTATTATAGAATACCCATTGTAGATAACAGCCTGTATAGGAGCTTATTCATATACGCTATGGGGGATGAGCCTCATTTCCCACAATATATTCtgtatgttactctatggagcaCATGTATCAAGCTATTGgtttgctttaattttttttaattaaaattatttaatttttaagaCTTTTCATGGTTCTTGTGCCTAAAACTATCTCCTTTCAAGGTTactcattgtctagttttctgcagtgtcccCAGAGTTATCACCCAAAACCAGATGCaataaagtcacaaattttggcacaaatctagGTCTACCCCTGAACAGGCATAGAAATCAGTTTGGAACAGATTGCAACTATCAGAGACTATTCTGAGAGAGACGCCACATCAAGGAAAAAACAATAAGATACATCTGAGCAGCAGAAAAGCCCaaaaaaacagacagacaaagctggacttatgatacatgtgcccctatatgttcatTTTTCATCATCTGGACCAATtgaaacatggaaaaaaaaactgaagatttCAGTAATTTATTCTGATTGTGGGGAACCAAAGTCATTGGAAATGCaaaagtgacatcacatggaTGATATCAAcaatgtggaaaaaaattataCTAGAAAGAGCAATAACAGAGCATCGgacgggactccaagcatcacatttataaatgatacaaggagtccctgcttctctTCGGATCATGATTACAGCTCGGTGCTGTATATACTCATATTGCAGGGAATActcatattatatatcactatgatgctcataGTCcgccctctgcactgtggtctTTCCATGAAACGCACCCATCATATTTTTTCACAGGCCTACGAAAGTAGTGATGCAGCTACCACAACATGGTTATGCATAGtgaaaagaaaaaggagaaacctATTCAATTGTCTAAATAAACCCCCTTAAGGGAGCATCTGCTagagaccccaagctgtgcatTGTGGGGCCTATTATTCCAGCACTACAGGAACAAATAAAAAAGATAATACAgcaagatacaggcagtccccgggttacgtacaggatagcttctgtaggtttgttcttaagttagatttgtatgcaagtcggaacaatatattttataattgaagctccagacttggattgtcataagaaccaggattaataataaagcttcattacaggcacctgtgataactgttatagctgtttattgcagcctaaggctaaagtacagtaaattaccaacatccagaggtccgtttgtaactaggggtcgtatgtaagtcgggtgttcttaaataggggaccgcctgtattctctaATTTATAAAATTAACATACGGTAAGTAAAAAGATGTTATAGATAATGTAACACCAATGGATCCTTGTGACAATGCCCTGGTTATAAAAACAGAAGCGCTAGGCGTGAATTAAGaaggaatttcttttttttatcattctttaaatatttttatacaaatataaatatgtaGATATAAACATAATAAAGGGATGAATACAGTAGACG
This window contains:
- the METTL9 gene encoding protein-L-histidine N-pros-methyltransferase isoform X2, which gives rise to MKLFLGWVLTYVLCLAVVKKMWSSRYLRSHLTRSLYMNMLNPNQAPYWEWYLCDKEKLSEELQPIFIQSFLDQGTQTFLNRSIEKSGWLSIQLYHSFMSSVFSMFMSRTSINGLLGRGSMFVFSPEQFQSLLKVGPDWKSHRLLDLGAGDGEVTKVMSPHFEEIYVTEMSQTMIWQLQKKKYRVLNIDEWQSTGFQYDVISCLNLLDRCHQPVTLLKEMRSVLEPTRGRVILALVLPFHPYVENGGKWEKPSEIMEVNGTIWEEQVNSLAAVFQEAGFVVEAFTRLPYLCEGDMYNDYYVLDDAVFVLRPV
- the METTL9 gene encoding protein-L-histidine N-pros-methyltransferase isoform X1; translation: MKLFLGWVLTYVLCLAVVKKMWSSRYLRSHLTRSLYMNMLNPNQAPYWEVSHQWYLCDKEKLSEELQPIFIQSFLDQGTQTFLNRSIEKSGWLSIQLYHSFMSSVFSMFMSRTSINGLLGRGSMFVFSPEQFQSLLKVGPDWKSHRLLDLGAGDGEVTKVMSPHFEEIYVTEMSQTMIWQLQKKKYRVLNIDEWQSTGFQYDVISCLNLLDRCHQPVTLLKEMRSVLEPTRGRVILALVLPFHPYVENGGKWEKPSEIMEVNGTIWEEQVNSLAAVFQEAGFVVEAFTRLPYLCEGDMYNDYYVLDDAVFVLRPV